A single region of the Myripristis murdjan chromosome 3, fMyrMur1.1, whole genome shotgun sequence genome encodes:
- the pepd gene encoding xaa-Pro dipeptidase, with the protein MAAGPEPVYWLGKDTLRVSAALFAENRRRLCQGLKAKEGIVSKSVVVLQGGEQKQRYCTDTDILFRQESFFHWAFGVTESDCFAAIDVDSGKSILFVPKLPESYATWMGEIYPKQHFKERYAVDEVHYTCDIVDVLSSLTPAVLLTLRGQNTDSGSISREASFEGISRFQVNNTLLYPVIVECRLIKTDMELEVLRYTNRISSEAHKMVMKHVRPGQKEYEMESLFQHHCYSQGGMRHTSYTCICGTGSNSSILHYGHAGAPNDKTIVDGDMCLFDMGGEYYCYSSDITCSFPANGKFTPDQRAIYEAVLKSSRAVMAAIKPGVKWTNMHRLADRVHLEELVKIGILKGNVEDMMKVHLGSVFMPHGLGHLLGIDVHDVGGYPEGVDRVNEPGLRSLRMGRLVQERMVLTVEPGIYFINHLLDQALANDAQSCFINNQELARFRSFGGVRIEDDIAVTADGVELLTCVPRTVEEIEAFMADSAKPFSPVVSSEKF; encoded by the exons ATGGCTGCGGGACCGGA ACCTGTGTACTGGCTGGGTAAGGATACCCTGAGGGTGTCTGCAGCCCTGTTTGCTGAGAATCGGCGGCGGCTGTGCCAGGGGCTGAAGGCCAAAGAAGGAATTGTGTCGAAGTCAGTGGTTGTCctgcagggaggagagcagaagcAGAGGTACTGCACGGATACTGACATCCTTTTCAGACAG GAGTCTTTCTTCCACTGGGCTTTTGGAGTGACCGAGTCAGACTGCTTCGCAGCCATCGATGTGGACTCAGGGAAATCCATCCTTTTTGTTCCCAAACTGCCTGAGAGCTACGCTACTTGGATGGGAGA GATCTATCCCAAGCAGCACTTCAAGGAGAGGTATGCTGTCGATGAGGTGCACTACACCTGTGAT ATTGTTGATGTCCTGTCCAGCCTGACACCTGCTGTTCTCCTCACACTG CGAGGACAAAATACTGATAGCGGGAGCATCAGCCGTGAAGCCTCCTTTGAAGGAATTAGCCG CTTCCAAGTAAACAACACTCTTTTGTACCCAGTTATTGTGGAATG CCGCTTGATTAAGACAGATATGGAGCTGGAGGTCCTGCGCTACACTAACAGGATTTCCAGTGAAGCCCACAAAATG GTTATGAAGCATGTGAGACCTGGACAGAAGGAATATGAAATGGAGAG TCTGTTCCAGCACCACTGCTACAGCCAAGGAGGGATGCGTCACACCTCGTACACCTGTATCTGTGGAAC GGGCAGCAACTCCTCCATTCTCCACTATGGCCATGCCGGAGCTCCCAATGACAAGACCATTGTAGATGGAGACATGTG TCTATTTGACATGGGTGGAGAGTACTACTGCTACAGCTCAGACATCACCTGCTCCTTCCCAGCCAATGGCAAGTTCACCCCAGACCAGAGGGCCATCTATGAGGCTGTGCTCAAGTCCTCTCGAGCTGTCATGGCTGCCATCAAACCAG GTGTGAAGTGGACCAACATGCACCGCCTGGCTGACCGGGTTCACCTGGAGGAGCTGGTGAAGATTGGCATCCTGAAAGGGAACGTGGAGGACATGATGAAGGTCCACCTGGGCTCCGTCTTCATGCCCCATGGCCTGGGACACCTACTGGGCATCGACGTGCACGACGTGGGAGGCTACCCCGAG gGCGTGGACCGTGTTAATGAACCTGGGCTCAGGAGTCTCCGGATGGGCCGTCTGGTGCAGGAGCGGATGGTCCTCACCGTGGAGCCCGGCATATATTTCATCAACCACCTGCTGGACCAGGCACTCGCCAACGATGCCCAGAGCTGCTTCATCAACAACCAAGAGCTGGCTCGCTTCCGCAGCTTTGGAGGG GTACGCATCGAAGATGACATTGCAGTGACGGCGGACGGTGTGGAGCTGCTGACCTGTGTCCCTCGCACTGTTGAGGAGATCGAGGCTTTCATGGCCGACTCTGCCAAACCCTTCAGTCCCGTCGTCAGCAGTGAGAAATTCTGA